Within the Arachis duranensis cultivar V14167 chromosome 10, aradu.V14167.gnm2.J7QH, whole genome shotgun sequence genome, the region gtggaatACGCGTATACAAAAAAAGATAAAGGCAAAAAGGgagtgctttaaagagtggtatTTGTGCCGTAATgcatataattgaaaaaaaatataaggtagctaagaaagagacaaaaaagaCTGTAAGTGAAGTAAAAACAAGGacatatgagggtctctaccagtctttagACACGAATGAAGgagaaaaaagtatatataaaatcacAAAGAGTcgtgaaagaagaacgagagactTTGATCATATTAAGTACATGAAGAATAAAGACGTAGAGATTTTGGCTCAAGATGAGAAGATCAATGAAAGGTGGAAAAAATTACTTCTATGATTTATCTAATGAAGAACAGAAGACTCTTCCAAGTCTTGGTCGGTTATGCACGAGGGAAGAAGAttaaaactttgactactatcgaaggattcgagacttcgaggaAAAAGAGACTTTAAAATAGATGACAAATGGAAGGGCAGCAGGACCAAATAATATTCCGATTAAAGTTTGAAAGAGATTTATAGAGAAAGGTATCAGTTGGTTAACTaaactttttaatgagattttaaggtcaaagaagatgtcagatgagtggagaaagaacaCCTTGATATCTATCTATAAGAATAAGGGAGATATACAGAGTTTCAAaaactatagagggatcaaGCTCATGAGTCATACAATAAAGTTATGGAAAatggtgatagaacggaggttgagacAAGAGATACAaataacagagaaccaatttggtttTATGCCATACAGATCCACCACTAAAGCTACATACctgttaagaaggatgatgaacaggtatcgtagtaataaaatgGATCTACATATGatgtttattgatttgaaaaaagtaTACAATAGAGTGCCAAAGGAGGTCTTATGAAAGGttttgaaaaggaaaagcgtaacgatcgcatatattcgttcaattaaagacatgtatgatggtgctataactagtgtgaagactcaagatAGTGTGACAGAAATTTTCTATTGCTACAGGATTACACTAgagatcatccttaagtccatatcttttcacattagtcttggaagtacttaCAGAGTATATCCAAGAGCTTGTGCCATAGTGCATGATTTTTGCTGATGAcatcgtccttatgggagagttaAGAGAAGACTTAAATAAGAAGTTAGATTTATGGAAAGAAgctttagaagtgtatggtctgcgcataagtcATAGCAAGACAggatatatggaatgtaagttcggaGGTCAAAGGAAAAACCTTAACACATAGATAAAGATTAgagaaaacatcctacgaaaagttaaaagttttatgtatcttgggtgcatcattcAAGATGACGAAGAGATTGAACAAGATGTAAATCACAGGATCCAAGGAGGTTGTTCTAAATGGCGGAGTGTGTCTGGgtttatatgtgacaaaaaatgcttttaaaacttaaagataAATTCTATCGTACTGCTTTCAGACTGGCTATGTTTTATGGTATAGAGTGTTGTGCAGCCAAAGGGGAGCACAAACATAAGTTAAGTAtgacagagatgaagatgttaaGACGGATGAGTGATCATATGCAATTGGTTAGAATAAGAAATAAGAAACGAAGATATTCgagagagagagttggagtagcacctattGTGAAAAAAGATGGTAAAATTGCGTTTGAGGTgttttggacatgtgagaagacaATCGACAGAGCATCTAGTCAGGAGGATGGATGAAATGGAAGATGGAAAATGGGTGAAAGACAGAGGAAGACCTAGGAAGACCATCCCTAAGGTGGTCAAATAAGATCTACAACGATCTCTCTATAGACATGATACATAATAAAACTCAATGATGTTGTTTGATGCATGTAGCTGACCTCATTTAATGGGACAAGACTTCGTTGTTGTCGTTGTTGTTGGTTAGAtaggttatttatttttttaaatattaaaaataatttttattttttaaaagtaaaatatagttggctaaatgaatataattttttaataaaaagtaatttatttttttaaaatatttttttagttaaaaaaatcaatctaaactAACACTAATGATTTTAAAAcaagacaaaaaaattttgattacttagaattttttatttttaattactgtTGAgcattatttttactattagcAATTGATTTAACGACCAACATAAAATTAGACtgaaaattattagttaaataagTCGTTAAGAAAGTAGTCTCTAAAATGATTATAAATTAGCAATCGATCTAGCGACCATCATAAATCCTAAACTGAAAAAACATGAGTAATATACCCTTTTCAGTCCCTATCCTTTTTGAAAATTGACAAGCCGCCCctaacatttaaaaaatgacaaatcGACTCCTGTCTATTTCTTCCGTTAGACACATCGACCCTTCTGTGGTTCCCTCGCTTGAAATTCGACGGAAAATGCTGACCTATACCGGTGAGTTGGTGACTTGGCATGGACACATCAGCTGAATTTGTTAGGACGATATAGCCCCTGCCACTCATTAAAACGTCGTCGTTCTCAGTAAAAGAGAGACGCGCGTTTTGGAGACGTAAGGGGAGAAGGCGGAGAACGTCTCCAAAATGCACGTCTCTCATTTACCGAGAACGAAGATATTTTGATAATTGGGCATGGGCTATATCGTCCTAACAAATTCAGCTGATGTGTCCATGCCAAGTCACCAGCTCACCGTTACAGGTCAGTGTTTTCTGTCGAATTTCAAGTGAGGGAACCATAGAATGGTCGATGTGTTTAACGGAAGAATTCGAAAGGGCcgatttatcattttttaaacgTTAGGGGATGATTTGTCAATTTTCCAAGAGGACAGGATCAGAAAGAGTATTTTCTCAAAAAACATTAATCATTAAATCAATTGTTAATAgttaaagattaatttatttttttatttaaaaaactatGAATTAAtttatggttttttttattatatacttatttgtccaacataaaaatttttacaaataaattaagagtacctctaaaaataaaaaattttaaaatacaaaattacaaataaaaaaagtaaaaatttatatacactTATACTGTTATGTTtttcacccaaaaaaaaaatattggtatGTTTTCCtaaagttaataattttaaaatattaaaaattaatttatctaaacTTGTCATATCTTCTGATAGTTAGgcgataaaaaaaaactaaaaaaaaattcattcttgatttttggatttataaatatttaaattttaaaaatttaaaaatatatttaagtgccttagttaagaataaaaaaaaggtaGTTCTTTACggacaaaccctaaacccttaatacatttcctccttctctctcaaTCCGTGACTCAGCTCTAACTCTGAATCCCCCAGTCGCGATTCGCCGACCTCACCTCCTCCTCCAGCCGCGCCTCCTCACTCAGCCCCTATGCATATGGATTCCACCGATTCTTCGGCAGTTCAAGTAATCACTCCAAGCATCACTCTCTTCACTCTGCTTTTCCttaattttggttttttatttcCACGTTAATTAGGTGTTTTTAACTTTGAAAATTTGCATCGTTGGATTctttatgctttttttttttgttggtttgattttgaaggGAGAAGACAAAGAGAAGGAGCAGCTCACAGAGAATATGAACAAATTGCATATTGAAGGATCATCATCATCTGGGAATGGATCACCTAACTTCAGAAGAAAACCGGTCATTATCATAGTTGTAGGAATGGCAGGTAAATATTTAATGGTTCTTGCTTAGTTGCTCTCTTGTGCTAAAGTAACAGAAAATGGTGTTAGAAGAACTGAACAATGACTgagaattaaaactaaatttgtGCTTAGGTACTGGGAAAACAACATTTCTTCATAGGTTGGTTTGCCACACACAAATGTCGAATATTCGGGGTTATGTGGTCAATCTCGACCCAGCTGTTATGACTCTGCCGTTTGCTGCAAACATTGATATTAGAGATACTGTTAAGTACAAAGAAGTCATGAAGCAGTTTAACCTTGGCCCTAATGGTGGAATTTTGACTTCCCTTAACTTGTTTGCTACCAAGTTTGACGAGGTAATAATTGCTTATTGGTTCATGAAACATTTTGGTTTCAATCTTACTTATTACCCTATTTACTCCTTTTTGAATTAAGTGTCCTTCATACTATTCTGTTCAGGTAGATTTTCTTGAGTGCTCTTCATCTTACTATTCTGGTTTCGCTCCCAGCTATGGTGCTTAAATGCAGTTTATGAAATGTTTTTGCTTGTTGTTTTCAGGTAGTCTCTGTTATCGAGAGGCGAGCAGATCAACTTGACTATGTTCTTGTGGATACGCCTGGGCAGATCGAGATATTCACCTGGTCTGCTTCTGGTGCTATTATTACAGAAGCATTTGCCTCCACATTCCCCACTGTAGTCACCTATGTTGTTGATACACCTCGTTCAGAAAATCCCACCACTTTCATGAGCAACATGCTTTATGCTTGTAGTATCCTCTACAAGACCAGGTTACCTCTTATCTTGGCTTTCAACAAGGTTGATGTAGCTCAGCATGAATTTGCCTTGGAGGTATTCTTTATTCCTGAAGAATCttattattgttttgtttactGATTTGCATCTAAAGTATAAAGATGGAGACATAATGACATTGAGCTGTATCTATAATGATGTTGTGGATACCACTAGAacatattcaaaaatcacaaaagaTGATGttcaagtttttattttt harbors:
- the LOC107468535 gene encoding GPN-loop GTPase QQT2, which codes for MHMDSTDSSAVQGEDKEKEQLTENMNKLHIEGSSSSGNGSPNFRRKPVIIIVVGMAGTGKTTFLHRLVCHTQMSNIRGYVVNLDPAVMTLPFAANIDIRDTVKYKEVMKQFNLGPNGGILTSLNLFATKFDEVVSVIERRADQLDYVLVDTPGQIEIFTWSASGAIITEAFASTFPTVVTYVVDTPRSENPTTFMSNMLYACSILYKTRLPLILAFNKVDVAQHEFALEWMDDFEAFQAAVSSDHSYTSSLTQSLSLALDEFYKNLRSVGVSAISGAGVEDFFKAVETSAEEYMESYKADLDKRREEKQRLEAERRRENMDKLRRDMEKTGGQNVVLSTGLKDKEASKSKSIIEEEDEVEEDDKMDDDDLGIYSEEGDAIDEDEDEEVDRFAF